One window of the Pyrus communis chromosome 17, drPyrComm1.1, whole genome shotgun sequence genome contains the following:
- the LOC137722499 gene encoding receptor-like kinase TMK4, producing the protein MGKQKILQALILALSLLLLVATAPTAADDSDVMSKLAAGLSPAPKGWSTSTAYCSWDGVNCDTSKRVTSINLASKGLSGSLPSNLNSLSQLTTLSLQSNSLSGAFPSLANLSSLQEVYLDTNNFTSIPAGCFTGLSSLQILSMSQNINLDSWVFPSELTEASSLVTFAASNVNLYGSLPDVFDSFPNLQNLRLSYNNFTGPLSKTFSGSGIQNLWVNNQVLGLSGTVEVLANMTQLSQVWLQKNQFTGPIPDLSKCETLFDLQLRDNQFTGIVPATLMSISSLKNVSLDNNKLQGPMPAFGSTVEKSTVDGNSFCQTTPGTCDPLVTTLLEVAGAFGYPVLLADSWTGNKPCSGWSFIVCDPQGKVFTVNFDNKHFNGTISPAFANLTSLKNLVLSRNNLVGSIPDSLLSLTQLQLLDVSNNNLSGAIPKFPSTVKLVTTGNVLIGTTPSTGGGGGTPSGTGSNGTTPSGSPAQASNGPSVSPGMIAGIVIAVVIFVVVVLFVSYKCYASKKHKKFGRVANPLTGIEIAKSDVMSSANGYNGVTSELQSQSSGDLHVFEGGNVAISIQVLRQVTNNFSEDNILGRGGFGIVYKGELHDGTKIAVKRMESVAVGTKGLNEFQAEIAVLTKVRHRHLVALLGSCINGNERLLVYEYMPQGTLTQHLFEWREIGVPPLTWKQRVTIALDVARGVEYLHSLAQQSFIHRDLKPSNILLGDDMRAKVADFGLVKNAPDGKYSVETRLAGTFGYLAPEYAATGRVTTKVDVYAFGVVLMELISGRKALDDTMPDERSHLVSWFRRVLVNKENIPKAIDQTLDPDEETMESIYKVAELAGYCTAREPYQRPDMGHAVNILGPLVEHWKPTTHEEENSGIDLHMSLPQALQRWQANEGTSRMFDDMSFSQTQSSIPSKPSGFADSFDSMDCR; encoded by the exons ATGGGTAAGCAGAAAATCCTACAAGCTCTCATtcttgctctctctctccttctcctgGTCGCCACCGCCCCCACCGCCGCCGACGACTCCGACGTCATGTCAAAACTCGCAGCAGGCCTCAGCCCCGCACCCAAAGGCTGGTCCACAAGCACCGCCTACTGCAGCTGGGACGGTGTCAACTGCGACACTTCAAAGAGAGTCACCTCCATCAACTTAGCCTCCAAAGGTCTCTCCGGCTCTCTGCCTTCAAatctcaactctctctctcaactcaCCACCCTCTCTCTCCAGAGCAACTCTCTTTCCGGCGCCTTTCCTTCTTTGGCCAACCTCTCTTCCCTCCAAGAAGTCTACCTCGACACCAACAACTTCACCTCCATTCCCGCCGGCTGCTTCACGGGCCTCTCGAGCTTGCAGATTTTGAGCATGAGCCAGAACATCAATCTCGACTCTTGGGTTTTCCCCTCGGAACTCACTGAAGCTTCCAGCTTGGTCACTTTTGCTGCAAGTAATGTGAATTTATATGGGTCGTTGCCTGATGTGTTCGATTCGTTTCCGAACTTGCAAAACCTAAGGCTTTCTTACAATAACTTTACTGGTCCTTTGTCCAAAACGTTTTCTGGATCTGGGATTCAGAACCTCTGGGTTAACAATCAGGTACTTGGGTTGTCTGGCACCGTTGAAGTCTTAGCAAACATGACCCAGTTGTCCCAGGTTTGGCTTCAAAAAAACCAATTCACTGGTCCGATCCCAGACCTCTCAAAGTGTGAAACTTTGTTCGATCTTCAGCTCCGCGATAACCAGTTTACTGGCATTGTGCCCGCCACATTGATGTCCATATCTTCTTTGAAGAACGTTTCTTTGGACAACAACAAGCTGCAGGGTCCAATGCCGGCTTTCGGGTCCACTGTGGAGAAATCCACAGTTGATGGTAATAGCTTTTGTCAAACGACTCCAGGGACTTGTGATCCGCTGGTCACCACGCTGCTTGAGGTTGCAGGGGCTTTCGGATACCCGGTTTTGCTTGCTGATTCTTGGACAGGAAACAAGCCTTGCAGTGGATGGAGCTTCATTGTTTGTGATCCACAGGGAAAGGTTTTCACAGTGAATTTTGACAACAAGCATTTCAATGGGACCATTTCGCCTGCTTTTGCCAATCTGACATCTTTGAAAAATTTGGTGTTGAGTCGTAACAATTTGGTTGGGTCGATACCGGATAGCTTGTTAAGCTTGactcagcttcagcttcttGATGTTTCCAACAACAATCTAAGTGGGGCAATTCCGAAATTTCCATCTACGGTGAAGTTAGTTACAACTGGTAATGTGTTGATTGGGACAACTCCGAGCACTGGAGGTGGGGGAGGTACTCCGTCGGGTACTGGTTCTAATGGAACTACTCCTAGTGGGAGTCCGGCTCAGGCATCAAATGGTCCTTCGGTATCCCCTGGTATGATTGCTGGTATAGTTATTGCCGTTGTTATTTTCGTTGTGGTAGTATTGTTTGTGTCCTACAAATGTTATGCTAGTAAAAAGCATAAGAAATTTGGAAGGGTGGCTAATCCATTAACTGGGATAGAAATTGCTAAGAGTGATGTTATGAGTAGCGCAAATGGGTACAATGGAGTTACAAGTGAACTGCAAAGCCAGAGCAGTGGTGACCTTCATGTTTTTGAGGGTGGAAATGTTGCGATTTCGATCCAAGTTCTAAGACAAGTGACAAACAATTTTAGCGAGGACAACATATTAGGCAGAGGAGGATTTGGAATTGTTTATAAAGGCGAATTGCATGATGGGACCAAAATTGCCGTCAAACGGATGGAATCTGTGGCAGTAGGCACTAAGGGATTGAACGAGTTTCAGGCAGAAATCGCAGTCCTTACTAAGGTCAGGCATAGGCATTTGGTTGCGCTTTTGGGATCCTGTATCAATGGCAATGAGAGACTTTTGGTCTACGAGTACATGCCACAAGGGACTTTAACACAGCATTTATTTGAATGGCGCGAGATTGGAGTGCCTCCACTGACTTGGAAGCAGAGAGTAACAATAGCATTGGATGTGGCACGAGGAGTGGAATATTTGCACAGCTTGGCTCAACAAAGTTTCATTCACAGAGATTTAAAGCCCTCAAACATACTTCTGGGCGATGACATGAGGGCCAAGGTTGCTGACTTCGGACTGGTTAAAAACGCGCCCGACGGGAAGTATTCTGTTGAGACAAGGTTGGCAGGGACATTCGGGTATCTCGCACCAGAATATGCAG CTACTGGCAGAGTCACTACAAAAGTAGATGTTTATGCTTTCGGAGTGGTTTTGATGGAGTTGATAAGCGGTAGAAAAGCTCTAGATGATACAATGCCAGATGAGCGGTCTCATTTGGTCTCATGGTTCCGCAGAGTCCTTGTCAACAAAGAAAACATTCCAAAGGCTATTGACCAAACTCTTGACCCCGATGAGGAGACAATGGAGAGCATATACAAAGTTGCTGAGCTGGCAGGATACTGCACTGCTCGTGAGCCGTACCAGAGACCAGACATGGGACATGCTGTCAACATCCTGGGTCCTCTTGTTGAGCACTGGAAGCCTACCACCCATGAAGAAGAAAACTCTGGCATCGACCTGCACATGAGCCTTCCGCAAGCGTTGCAAAGATGGCAAGCCAATGAAGGTACTTCTAGGATGTTTGATGATATGTCCTTCTCTCAAACTCAATCAAGCATCCCTTCAAAACCTTCCGGATTTGCTGACTCATTTGATTCAATGGATTGTCGatga